One genomic window of Metopolophium dirhodum isolate CAU chromosome 4, ASM1992520v1, whole genome shotgun sequence includes the following:
- the LOC132942879 gene encoding mucin-2-like has translation MSVRTSACLISLSILLGFILFVKGEHFYLPKENNDFSNDLQDDWVPVSGIDKRSTRVNNGFSQVVHITPPVRYTNRPLNLQPAASNKIEVFAQPPPTILGSFSEFGHATIEAREPAHTLNFRPSYNFDRHYEETNDRRFQQNDYNEPEDQKPPAIVVFNAQQRHPQNYQKPPPPQPPPQFYQNFQFHNINNNPNNYNNNPNNHNNNNNNNHNNHKSFGFKEPPIVQDPPKKLTPYYVPNDHIFPRPQGNNKQVYAEQRPKPYLVSPSDPIQQQPQQNKQQHQHQHQHHHHHHNQQQQQQLKQQQEQQQQYKSSTEGEPSAYFQKYPGHVENQNLYPQISNFARPFEQTNGDQNVFIKPNQYVHNLNVGTEVRFGQEHGSQPTRPVTVDLSTAFTHPATRPFSKYQTPTPKNEELYRIFPVKEVNALPAFLPTPVTLGHQQPLDGRPKAPYFKDATVGGSSEYDAREEQDENESSEQYDILKSPTKPMLTSTSTTTTTTTTVAPKTTRKRKPTTTTTTTTTTAVPDDYDEYAVPNRQQLQLQEHQQDYRPRQQYQQHQDYETVIVPTTEASTTYAPVREERPVLVSVNKFKKKKPLPSSRPKEPYPAVEYENVPERVTLAPTTTTTTAATTTAATTTTTTASQPSASDAAAADARAKIKSKYGNGTRPRFSIKDYKTSTTTTSTTAPNTEKASFTVGRRTTTTASPAPTDPETVEQSGNTTARKSYKPRARPNRYKAGTSTTTTTDEPQQQQQQDTTTERAYRSKYKPGKYYNRLRTSTDSAVAVVDEGSEPVAATEPTRPAVYSAKRRTVPTIRTAAVQPATVTAAEEHNGLRRSSSASPLDENTSEAMDAASSEDVDYVATTVAVTPAAPRHKYHTSYSADRPLLPIESFFQSSMASKRHHNEQR, from the exons ATGAGTGTAAGAACATCTGCTTGTTTGATTTCTTTGAGTATCCTTTTag GATTCATTTTGTTCGTTAAAGGTGAACATTTCTATTTACCCAAGGAAAATaat GATTTCTCTAATGATTTGCAAGACGACTGGGTACCTGTATCTGGTATCGATAAAAGGTCAACTAGAGTCAACAATGGATTTTCACAGGTAGTGCACATAACGCCACCCGTCCGGTATACCAACCGACCACTCAACTTACAACCAGCGGCTTCTAACAAAATTGAAGTGTTCGCTCAACCACCACCCACTATATTAGGTTCTTTTAGTGAATTCGGTCATGCAACTATCGAAGCACGAGAGCCAGCACACACTTTAAATTTCAGGCCTAGCTACAACTTTGACAGACATTACGAAGAGACTAACGACCGACGTTTTCAACAGAATGATTACAATGAACCAGAAGACCAAAAGCCTCCCGCAATCGTAGTTTTCAACGCTCAACAACGTCACcctcaaaattatcaaaaaccaccaccaccacaaccaCCTCCACAATTTTACCAAAACTTCCAATTCCATAACATAAACAACAACCCCAACAATTACAACAACAACCCCAACaatcacaacaacaacaacaataacaaccaTAACAACCATAAGAGCTTTGGGTTCAAAGAGCCACCAATCGTACAAGACCCCCCTAAAAAACTGACACCATATTATGTGCCCAATGATCATATTTTCCCGAGACCACAGGGTAATAACAAACAAGTTTACGCGGAACAACGGCCAAAACCTTATTTAGTGAGCCCCTCAGATCCAATACAACAACAGCCACAGCAAAATAAGCAACAACACCAACACCAACAccaacaccaccaccaccaccacaaccaacaacaacaacaacaactaaaACAACAGCAGGAACAGCAGCAGCAGTACAAATCGTCTACAGAAGGTGAACCATCGGCGTACTTCCAAAAGTATCCAGGTCACGTCGAAAACCAAAACTTGTACCCTCAGATCTCGAATTTCGCACGACCGTTTGAACAGACGAACGGAGATCAAAACGTATTTATAAAACCCAATCAGTATGTGCACAACCTGAACGTAGGCACAGAAGTGCGGTTCGGCCAGGAGCACGGCAGCCAACCGACCCGTCCGGTGACCGTGGACTTGTCGACCGCGTTTACGCACCCAGCGACCCGGCCATTCAGCAAATACCAGACACCGACACCCAAAAACGAAGAGCTTTATCGGATATTCCCGGTGAAGGAAGTCAACGCGCTGCCCGCCTTTCTGCCTACTCCGGTTACGCTGGGCCACCAGCAACCCTTGGACGGACGTCCGAAGGCGCCGTACTTCAAGGACGCCACGGTGGGTGGTTCGTCAGAGTACGACGCTCGTGAGGAACAGGACGAGAACGAGTCCAGCGAGCAGTATGACATATTGAAAAGTCCTACCAAACCGATGTTAACTTCGACCTCGACCACAACTACGACTACGACCACGGTCGCGCCCAAGACAACGCGTAAGCGAAAACCAACCACGACGACGACTACCACCACGACCACTGCCGTGCCGGACGACTACGATGAGTATGCAGTGCCTAATCGTCAACAGTTACAGTTACAAGAACACCAACAGGACTACCGACCACGACAGCAATACCAACAACACCAGGATTACGAAACGGTGATTGTCCCCACGACTGAAGCGTCGACGACCTACGCGCCGGTCAGAGAAGAACGACCGGTCCTGGTTTCGGTGAACAAGTTTAAGAAAAAGAAACCTTTGCCGTCATCCAGGCCCAAAGAACCATACCCGGCAGTCGAATACGAAAACGTGCCTGAACGAGTGACGTTGGCGCCGACCACCACTACCACAACCGCAGCGACCACGACCGCGGCTACCACGACGACCACGACCGCATCTCAGCCGAGTGCTTCAGATGCTGCAGCGGCGGACGCGCGGGCAAAGATAAAATCTAAGTACGGAAACGGTACACGACCGCGATTCAGTATCAAAGACTATAAAACCTCGACCACTACAACGAGCACCACCGCACCCAATACGGAGAAAGCGTCGTTTACAGTAGGACGGAGAACGACGACCACCGCGAGTCCCGCACCCACGGATCCGGAAACCGTTGAACAGTCCGGCAACACGACGGCCCGGAAGTCGTACAAACCGCGGGCCCGGCCCAACCGGTACAAGGCTGGTACCTCGACAACAACAACCACGGACGAACcgcaacaacaacagcaacaggaCACCACCACGGAACGTGCGTACCGGAGCAAGTACAAGCCTGGCAAGTACTACAACAGGCTGAGGACGAGCACTGACTcagcggtggcggtggtggaCGAGGGCAGCGAACCGGTAGCCGCCACGGAGCCGACCAGACCGGCAGTGTACTCGGCCAAACGGCGGACGGTGCCGACCATCAGGACAGCCGCGGTGCAGCCAGCCACGGTCACAGCGGCCGAAGAGCACAACGGGCTCAGGAGGAGCTCTTCCGCGTCGCCACTCGACGAGAACACTTCTGAGGCGATGGACGCCGCGTCTTCCGAAGACGTAGACTACGTCGCAACCACGGTCGCGGTAACTCCGGCGGCACCGAGGCACAAGTACCACACCTCGTATTCGGCCGACAGACCGCTGTTGCCCATCGAGTCGTTCTTCCAGTCGTCAATGGCTAGTAAACGGCACCACAACGAACAGCGATGA